The Corynebacterium halotolerans YIM 70093 = DSM 44683 region GGACATGCTGACACGACCTTTCCGGGTGGAGACTCCGCCAGCCTAACCGCCGATGGCGGACATCGGACGGTCGGGCTGGAGGAAGCCGGGGTCGTCGATCCCGTGCCCGGGCAGCTTGCCCCACATCGCGCCCGCCCAGGCCTGGGCGAGCTGCTCGTCACTGGCGCCGGAGCGCATCAGGTCGCGCAGCGAGGTTTCCGAGTTGGAGAACAGGCAGTTGCGGATCGCGCCGTCGGTGGTCAACCGGCTGCGGTCGCAGTTGCCGCAGAATGAGTGGGTCACCGAGGCGATCACACCGATCTTCCCCGCCAGGCCACGCCCCCGGGCGTTCCACAGGGCGGCCGGGGCCGAACCCCGCGGCTCCGAGGCGGGGGAGAGCTCGAAGGCGGTGCGCAGGCGCTCGAGGATCTGCTCGGCGGTGACCATGTCGGAGCGCTTCCACTGCTCGCGGGGGCCCAGCGGCATCTGCTCGATGAACCGCAACTGGGCACCCTTGCGCAGGCAGTACTCGGCCAGCGGGACGATGTCGTCCTCGTTGACGCCCGGCATGACCACCGTGTTGATCTTCACCGGGTGCATGTCCGCCCCGATGGCCGCGTCGATGGACCGCAGCACGTGGTCGAGCCGGTCGCGCCGGGTCAGTTTCGCGTAGTGCTCCCGGTCGAGGGTGTCGAGTGAGATGTTGACCCGCCCCAGCCCGGCCTCCTTGAGCGCGGTGATGCGCTTGTCCAGGCCCAGCCCGTTGGTGGTCAGGGCGGTGCCGACGGACCCGCCCTCGTCGGTGGTCAGGGCGGTGGTGGCGGCGATGATCTTCTCCAGCGACCTGCGCAGGAGAGGCTCGCCGCCGGTGAAGCGGACCTGACGGATGCCGAGTTTGGTCACGGCGAGGGTGATCAGGCGGATGACCTCCTCGTCGTTGAGCGTCTGCTCGGTGGGCATCCACTCCAGGCCCTCAGCGGGCATGCAGTAGGTGCAGCGCAGGTTGCACCGGTCGGTGAGGCTGACGCGCAGGTCACGGGCGACGCGGCCGAACTTGTCGACGAGCGCGCGGGAGCCGTCGGTGGCGGCCTCCGGGAGATCCGTCGGCGCGGTGTAGGAGGCGGGGGCTCCCGGCGGAGTCGTCTTCAGCGTCAGTCGCGTAGTCATTGCCCTCCCATAGTAGGAAGATGCCGGGAATCTGCCAAGGGCCGACCGTGCCTGATCGGGGTTATCCGGGGGCCCCGTCGGACTCCTCGTCGCTTCTCCGGTGCCCCGGCCCCTGGAGCCGGATGATGCGGAACTCGCCGTCGGAGAGGTGCTGGCGCAGATCCTTCTTGTCGAACTTGCCCACCGAGGTCTTGTCGATGTCGCGGACGAAGGTCCAGTACTCGGGCAGCATCCAGCCGGGCAGAGTGGACCGCAGCCCGTCGCGCAGCTCCTCGGCGGTCTGCCGGGTCTGCGCGATGTCCTCGTGCAGGACGGTCACGGCCAGCGGCCGCTCGCCCCACTTCTCGTCGGGGTAGCCGATGACGGCGCACTCGACGACCTCCGGGGCCTCCATGATCAGGTTCTCCAGCATGACGGAGTAGATCCACTCACCGCCGGAGCGGATGACGTCGCGGGCCCGGTCGGAGACGGTCAGGTAGCCGTCGGAGGTCACCGAGCCGACGTCACCGGTACGCAGCCAGCCGTCGGCGGTGAACAGTTCAGCCGCGGCGTCGACGTCCCGGCCGCGGAAGCTGGCGGCCGCGCCCTCGCCCTCCTCGGTCGGGGAGTGGTAGTAGGAACCGGCAACGAGGTTGCCGCGCACCTGGATCTCGCCCTGGTTGCGGTCCGTGGCGGAGACGACACGGCCGTCGTTGACCACCCGGTACTCCAGCAGGGAGGCGAAACGGCCCTGGCTGACGCGGTAGGCCCAGCGGGCCTCGCCTGAGGAGCCCGACGGCGGCCGGGCGACGGTGCCCACCGAGGAG contains the following coding sequences:
- the moaA gene encoding GTP 3',8-cyclase MoaA translates to MTTRLTLKTTPPGAPASYTAPTDLPEAATDGSRALVDKFGRVARDLRVSLTDRCNLRCTYCMPAEGLEWMPTEQTLNDEEVIRLITLAVTKLGIRQVRFTGGEPLLRRSLEKIIAATTALTTDEGGSVGTALTTNGLGLDKRITALKEAGLGRVNISLDTLDREHYAKLTRRDRLDHVLRSIDAAIGADMHPVKINTVVMPGVNEDDIVPLAEYCLRKGAQLRFIEQMPLGPREQWKRSDMVTAEQILERLRTAFELSPASEPRGSAPAALWNARGRGLAGKIGVIASVTHSFCGNCDRSRLTTDGAIRNCLFSNSETSLRDLMRSGASDEQLAQAWAGAMWGKLPGHGIDDPGFLQPDRPMSAIGG